In Archaeoglobus profundus DSM 5631, the sequence GTAATCTATATCAAGTTGGGTGAACGTCTTTCCGAAAGCTAGATCGAGGTTAGCTCTGTTAAGCTCATCTATGATCAGCCAAGATGGTTTACCTTCTTTCTCCAGAGAGTCCCAGCACTTTTCTACGGCTTCTAACAACAACCCTTTCTTAAACTTTGTGCCATTTCCTTCAAGTACTAGTCCTCCGACAACATCGAAGTAGCTCCACTCGGCGTTCGCTGTGTGGAAGGAGTAGTTATCAGGGCCACAAACTTCTCCGCAGATCTTCTTAGCCAGATAAGTTTTGCTTGTTCCAGGAGGACCATAAAAAACTACATTTTTGCCAGCAACTATATGGGCTAGCGTGAGCTTCACAATCTCTTCAAATCCCTTAGTTGATCTTATTAAACTCTCGATGATAGACACAATTAGTGGTGTAGGTGGAATTTTTCCTTTAGTTATCTCCTCAACTAACTCAATAATTTTTCTCCTGACAGACTCGTCATTGACACGCATAAAACCTTGCGGGAAGAAGTTTTCGCTGTATCCAACCCGTTTATTGAACTCTTTTCTGTCGACGTTTAACTCCCTGACATTTTTAACAAAGAATATGTATTCCCAAGTCTCACCAGTTTTATCATCGTAGTTTCCCCATACTTTTCGTGCCAATTCGGGATTTCTAGTTTTATACACAATATCTGCAGCACAAATGTATCTTCCTCTACTATAAAACACCACAAGATCTCCTTCTCTAATAGATTCCCATGTGTTCTTTAAACTAGGTCTAGTTCCCCACATTCTTACTTTTCCATCAGAATAGATTTTCTTTAGAGCCTCCTTTTCTTCATCAGTTAGCACATCTTCTATACTCTTGATTGGTATCAATCCCTTAATGCTAAGTAAGGGGCCTTTTCCACTCTCCGAACTAAGATCAAAGACGCTCTTATTAATGTGTTCTTCAGAACCAGGAGCTATGAAAACGTTCCTATCATACATCACTGGCTCCCCTCTGATTCATCGTCCTTGCAACCTTTAACCTTTTCTTTGAAAGTACTTTCTCTTGTTCACATCTATTTTCAAGTCAGATTGGGGGGGTGAAGATAAGTAAATGTGGATCAGCATGAATTCAGAGTGAGGTAACAAGGCCATTAGTTTTATATGTTAGCTTCTAAAAACATACGAAGGAGGCCGACTGGAATGAGATATTTAGTTGTCTTCCTGCTCGTTCTCAATGTTCCTCGGCTGCTGCACTCAACAGGTGGAACAACCAACTGCTACAACACCCACGTCCACTACCCCCACTCCAACGCCAACGCCGTTCTCTCCGCGGTTCGGCGTTAAATACAAAGTCAAGGTCGTAAGAGTCTTGGACGGAGACACGATCGACGTTATTCTTCCGGGCGGTTCGAAGGAAATAGTCAGAATGCTGTGTGTAGATACTCCCGAGAAAACTGCCGAAGATAACAAGCCATACGAGTACGACAACATAACGGACCTCGAATGCCTTGCCAAGTACGGCTTGGAGGCAAAAGAGTTCACCGAGAAGCACCTGCTCGGAAAGGAAGTCTACATCGAGTTCGATGAGACTGCCGGATTGAGAGGCTATTACGGCCGTTTGCTGGCCTACGTTTACGTCGATTCTATGGACTTCACGGCGGAGCTCGTTAAGAAGGGCTACGCCAGAGTCTATGAGGAAGGAAAGTGCAAGAAGAAGGCCGAGTACCTGAGCTACCAGCAACAGGCGATGCAGTCGAGACTCGGACTCTGGAGCTGTATGCCTACCATAAACACAACTGGAACTATGTGCGATCCTTCCTATCCAGATGTGTGTATTCCACCTCCACCGCCCGACCTCGACTGCGATGACATTCCTTACAGAAAATTCAGAGTGCTGCCACCAGATCCGCACAACTTCGATGCAGATAACGATGGAATTAGATGCGAAGAGTAAAATCGAAAGTACACAAGAGGGCTAAGCAATCCTAACAAATTTGTTGTCATCAAATTTATATATTTCGATGCTATGATATTCTGAAATCTCCAAAATTTTCTGTTCTTGATCTTTTGAAATGCACTCGCACACCATTGCACCTCTGCACTCCTTTACAGTCTCTTTCCACTTCTCGATAGCTGTTCTAATGTAATTCAGGAGCTGCTTCACACCGTTGAAAGTCAGAACAACTTTAACCTCGACTACTACTATCCTCTCAGGACTTTTCATATCCGGCAAATAACACACTATGTCCGCTCTTCCGTTCAGATACTCCTCTCTAACGCAGGAAGCCTTCCAAGGATTCCTGCTCTTAAAAAGATCTCGAATATAATCATGCCTAGTTTTATCTACCTCCTCTTCAACGACTAACCTGATATTTCTGATATTTTCTCTACCCGTCAAGCATATCTCATTTAGAAGGCAGGCATCGCAGCCGGAATATTCTAAGCTCTTCTTGCATATGTCCAGTATTGCCGGTCTCGAGAGAACGTAATCGTATTTGGCTGGATCTTGGGGATTTACACTTCTAAAGTAGTCTGTGACTCTTATGACACCGTCCCAATCATTCTTAAGTGCTATACCAGTTATCCTCTGAAAGACTCTTAACACTCCGAGATCCAGCGAAACATACAAATGTGCAGGGCTTATGAACCTCCAAACTCCTAAATCCGGATATTCGGGCCTTACAACCCATCTAAGGAAGAGTGTTAATCTCTTCTTCGATGACTTATTTTTAGGGTTTGGGATGAAGCCACGCGAAGAAAATTCGGCAAACCGACGAATTTCATTTAGAATTCCATCTATAACCTTTTCCACGGGTTCAGACTGGTTGGGATCATAATAATCTTTAGCTATATTTTCAAGATCAAGCTTCGTTAAAACATCCACCAGCTTTCGGAAATCTCTCATTCGCGGATCGAATCTGTGAAAGTAGCCGTAGTTCTTCAACATCAAATCTCTCAGCTTTTCGAAGTGAGAGCTGTCAGCTAGGTCGGGCAACTCAAGATTATTACGCTCAAGGAAATCTACTATGAAGTTAAATCTACTGATCAGATGAGATACTTTCATTTGATAGTCGTACATAGCTGAGATGAAAGCAAAGTTTGCCGTATCTTTTTCATCTCGGGAGATATCGTTAAATCTTCTAACACAGCTGAGCAGAGAACTGTTGAGGTAGTATTTCGCAGAAATATTGTATCTTTTATCCAAATACTCCCTTATAGCTGTTGCATTTAGCATCGATTACGAATACTGGCTGGGATACTTATAAGTTCTATTACCGTAGCGCTCCTAAACAACCACTCTTAACTAATCTCTGTATTTCTTGAGTGAACTGAACAGCTACAGGATAACAACGCTTTCAGACAACTTGTCTAAAAATTTGGCTACATCAGGATGAATCAAAACCGAGAACATTCAAAGACCTCTTGAAGATGCGTAATCTTCAAGGTCTATAAACTTCTCTTTATCTCTTTGAAGTTTCCCCCATTTTTCGTCAATATAATCCTCAAGCTCCTCATAAGTTTCTACTATTCTTTTTATTACGTCACTAAGAGTTTTCCCCTCCCTCCTGAGCTTTTCTAGCTTTTCCGCCACTTCCTTGTTGAGTGTAACAGTAACTATACATAATCTAAATTAATACAAAGATTTAAGGCTTTGTGTCCACAGGTTGGTACCTGCGGTTGTGACCACAACATCTGGATCTGTACTTGTGACCACAGGTAGACGTTCTGAGAGCTTGTGTTGAACCTTGTGGACGTCCACAGGTCGAGTGAATTAATTAATTCGACGTTCGACTAATCAACCCTCTTCTTCCTCTTTTAGCCGAAAGCGAATTTTATAACCCTTGTTTATGGTTGGGTGTTGAGGTTGGACCTACAGGTTCCAGTTGCTCGAGAAGGTTCTACAATACTACAGATGTCGATTTATGAAATTATGAGTGAATCAGGATTGCGAAATTTCCTTTTCGATGACGGAGAGAACATCCTCTAGGGTAGTTTCGAAGGACTCTTCAACGCCACTTTTCGTGTGCTTGTGATGGGGGAACGTTTTAATGTTTTTGTAGTGAGGAGCGTTATCCCATCTACAGATGTGAGAACCGTTTTTGTCGATCCAATTGTATGAATACGATCTATCATCAGGAGAAACGAATTCTCTAATGTGTAGGATAGAATCATCGATTAAAATAGCCTTTCTTAAAATCGAGTATTTCATAAGATTTAACGATTGGACTTTTTTCAAGCAATTCTAATGTCCTTAGCATCTTCGATCTCTCTAAGTTTTTCCTCTAACTCTTTTAGGGTTCTAACGTATGCCTTCCATTCGATGTAATCGTCCCATTCCTCAAAATTCTCCTCTTGTTTGGCTTTCAAATTCTTTTCAAATTCTTCAAATTTGCATCCATATTTGGACTCAAATAATTCGATCTTAGATTTAACGGATGCGATTTGAGAGATTACCTCTAATTTCTTATATTCTAAAACTTCCTTCTTGGTTACCAGTAGTTCCATGACCTACGCTCCATTTTAATGGTTATATACTTTACTTAGCCAATAAGGAGATGGGGGCAATTTATCCTACTTTGAGATTTCAGCTGAGAGTAATTTTACGTAAAGCGATAATAAAAATAATAAATCTACACAAAAATTATAGTGATAGATTGAGTTGTTGCTTGATGTAGTTCTGGATTTGTTCCCATACCTGTGCAAGCCAATACTTCAATACTCCAGATATGTAGTTGCCCAACTGGTCCGGTCCACTTGGGAACGCTACTTGACCTATTGCAACGGGATAAAGAAACACGAATCCTAATGTTGTAAGCTTTAGCAACTTGCTATTAGTCAGCCAACTTGCTGTAACCAATATCGCAAGTATTACTACAGCAGAAACGCCTAAAATCTCCTCGCTCATCAGTTCATCACCTCCTTAACGTATCCTCTCTTCTTGAATTCATTATAAGCTCTCAAAAACTTCTTATCATCGCCTCTTATCCCGCAAGAGCGAAGAATGTTTGCGAATTCTCTAAAAGTAAGCTTTACAACGGCACAACCACAACGCCCATTCTCTTTACCATTATAATATTTAACGACTAACTCTCCGAATTCCGTTAAGTTTCCGTGAACGTCTTTAATTCCTAATGCGATAAGTAGTTCTTCATCTTCCCATTCTTTTTCCGTTAATCGCTCTGCCAATTCCTTAGCCTTCTCCTCTCTCCTCAGTAAATCTATTTTTCTTTTAACCCTAACCGCTTTGTGCTTCAACTGTCTATAACGATTATAAATTTCATCCGGGATTTTTTCCGTGCTTATCTCTCCAATTTTCTTATATTCTTTCTTCAGGAATAACCATCCCCTCGTTTTCTTCCATATCTCTCCCTGTCCTCTCTTCGTCATCTGGATCATAATATGGGCCTGTTCTCTCAACTTAGGGGGTATCATCTCCCAAGTCGCACAGGTTACCACAAGAACAGCGACATACTCCCTAACGATCTCGAATTCTTCAATGAAGTTAGTTAGATTTTCCCTGTCGGCTTTCCAGAAACCGTAGGATGATGCATGTAAAGCGAAGTCATCCCATAAAATGATTTTAACCCTTCCGTCTTCGTAACGCTCAAGATCATCTCTGTAGTCGATGTTTTGGAAGTCCTGAATAGTAAAGATTGTATGTTTCAGGACCTTTTTCCAATCTCCTAAGACGTTGGAAACCAAGTTTAACCCTAAAACGGACTTCCCAAATCCCTTATTTCCCAAAATACCGATGAATAAGAATCCGTCTTTCTCAATTGCGTTTTGAATGTATTTGAACAGCTTATCGCTCATGCCATCACCCCCTAAAACAGTAAATCGTCATCTTCTTCCTCAATATATTGGTCCAAATCGACCTTTGCCGTTCCTCGAGTAACGGGATCCAACCCATCTTTATCGACGTTTGTCGTTAGTCGATTGACAGGTTCCAGGCCCCTTATTTCGTTATCCGTCGAAAGTTCAAAGTCTTCCTCTTCATCTTC encodes:
- a CDS encoding AAA family ATPase translates to MYDRNVFIAPGSEEHINKSVFDLSSESGKGPLLSIKGLIPIKSIEDVLTDEEKEALKKIYSDGKVRMWGTRPSLKNTWESIREGDLVVFYSRGRYICAADIVYKTRNPELARKVWGNYDDKTGETWEYIFFVKNVRELNVDRKEFNKRVGYSENFFPQGFMRVNDESVRRKIIELVEEITKGKIPPTPLIVSIIESLIRSTKGFEEIVKLTLAHIVAGKNVVFYGPPGTSKTYLAKKICGEVCGPDNYSFHTANAEWSYFDVVGGLVLEGNGTKFKKGLLLEAVEKCWDSLEKEGKPSWLIIDELNRANLDLAFGKTFTQLDIDYRDMPLEVIEKNGERKEFYMPYSFRILATMNTYDRALLFSLGYAFMRRFAFIPVGSLLKQNKTIAETGTEMRITDEMREFASSDIAKDLRELTKNAILKHFSKEKENGKDRAYIFEKFKIDSTAKVDEIIGKLRLNELDILDVLSYIAFKITNEELVEIGHAIVFDAAKFIVAYSQISPGIDPRIILDEAVVAYILPQLEYFMPKLRRAEIFGEKEYEDKWRRVKEDIRRLGLAKTLKGMEEAEREFKVIQ
- a CDS encoding thermonuclease family protein, whose protein sequence is MEQPTATTPTSTTPTPTPTPFSPRFGVKYKVKVVRVLDGDTIDVILPGGSKEIVRMLCVDTPEKTAEDNKPYEYDNITDLECLAKYGLEAKEFTEKHLLGKEVYIEFDETAGLRGYYGRLLAYVYVDSMDFTAELVKKGYARVYEEGKCKKKAEYLSYQQQAMQSRLGLWSCMPTINTTGTMCDPSYPDVCIPPPPPDLDCDDIPYRKFRVLPPDPHNFDADNDGIRCEE
- a CDS encoding DUF2400 family protein, whose translation is MLNATAIREYLDKRYNISAKYYLNSSLLSCVRRFNDISRDEKDTANFAFISAMYDYQMKVSHLISRFNFIVDFLERNNLELPDLADSSHFEKLRDLMLKNYGYFHRFDPRMRDFRKLVDVLTKLDLENIAKDYYDPNQSEPVEKVIDGILNEIRRFAEFSSRGFIPNPKNKSSKKRLTLFLRWVVRPEYPDLGVWRFISPAHLYVSLDLGVLRVFQRITGIALKNDWDGVIRVTDYFRSVNPQDPAKYDYVLSRPAILDICKKSLEYSGCDACLLNEICLTGRENIRNIRLVVEEEVDKTRHDYIRDLFKSRNPWKASCVREEYLNGRADIVCYLPDMKSPERIVVVEVKVVLTFNGVKQLLNYIRTAIEKWKETVKECRGAMVCECISKDQEQKILEISEYHSIEIYKFDDNKFVRIA
- a CDS encoding DUF7557 family protein, translated to MVTVTLNKEVAEKLEKLRREGKTLSDVIKRIVETYEELEDYIDEKWGKLQRDKEKFIDLEDYASSRGL
- a CDS encoding toxin-antitoxin system TumE family protein; this encodes MKYSILRKAILIDDSILHIREFVSPDDRSYSYNWIDKNGSHICRWDNAPHYKNIKTFPHHKHTKSGVEESFETTLEDVLSVIEKEISQS